A window from Suncus etruscus isolate mSunEtr1 chromosome 18, mSunEtr1.pri.cur, whole genome shotgun sequence encodes these proteins:
- the LOC125995945 gene encoding olfactory receptor 14J1-like, with protein sequence MANLTLNGFLLLGFSSKPELELFYASVFLVLYVLALLGNSLIITSISMDSSLHSPMYFFLKHLSFLDLCYISVTVPRFLYNSFLHDGLVSVGACMLQCFAFILCAVAELAMLTLMSYDRYVAICKPLHYDVIMNLRTCVQGVVAVWVSGVISGIMQTASTFSLRFCGPPIIHHFFCDVPQLVKLSCSKDSLGEAGVTIFLCLLAFLCFLFIVWSYVNIFGSVLRMPSEEGRAKAFSTCLPHLVVVLLFIFTTSFEYLKSHSDSPTGSDVLLTIMYTVVPPTFNPVIYSLRNKHIKAALRKVFLTKKF encoded by the coding sequence ATGGCTAACTTGACTCTCAATGGATTTCTTCTTCTGGGCTTTTCCTCCAAGCCCGAGCTGGAACTCTTCTACGCTTCTGTCTTCCTGGTCTTGTATGTGTTGGCCCTTCTCGGCAACAGCCTCATCATCACCTCCATCTCCATGGACAGCAGCCTGCACTcgcccatgtacttcttcctgaaGCATCTCTCCTTCCTGGACCTGTGCTACATCTCTGTCACGGTACCCAGGTTCCTCTACAACTCTTTCCTGCACGACGGGTTGGTCTCAGTGGGGGCTTGCATGCTGCAGTGCTTTGCCTTCATCCTCTGTGCAGTGGCTGAGCTGGCCATGCTCACTCTCATGTCCTACGACCGCTACGTGGCCATCTGCAAGCCACTACACTACGATGTCATCATGAACCTCAGAACCTGTGTCCAGGGTGTCGTCGCAGTTTGGGTAAGTGGTGTCATTTCAGGGATCATGCAAACAGCATCCACCTTCTCCCTGCGCTTCTGCGGTCCCCCCATCATCCATCACTTCTTCTGTGATGTCCCCCAGCTGGTGAAACTCTCCTGTTCCAAGGACAGTCTGGGTGAGGCCGGTGTCACCATCTTCCTCTGCTTGCTGGCCTTCCTCTGCTTCCTCTTCATTGTCTGGTCCTACGTGAACATCTTTGGCTCGGTGTTGAGGATGCCCTCCGAGGAAGGCAGGGCCAAGGCCTTTTCCACCTGCCTACCCCATCTGGTTGTGGTCTTGTTGTTCATCTTTACCACCAGCTTTGAGTATTTGAAATCTCATTCGGATTCGCCCACTGGGTCTGACGTTTTGCTCACCATCATGTACACAGTTGTGCCCCCCACCTTCAATCCTGTCATCTATAGCCTGAGAAATAAGCACATCAAGGCAGCCCTGAGAAAGGTGTTTTTGACCAAAAAGTTCTGA